One Gammaproteobacteria bacterium genomic window carries:
- a CDS encoding DUF2069 domain-containing protein — protein sequence MKLKLTGALLARAAFLALVLWLGLWLGVLAHAPAGVRMTWAGLSLLPLAILAPFLFRGSKAGYGWAGFLSLGYFAQGIAVTLGSRSINGAVEIFLSILLFFGASAALRELQRISASSR from the coding sequence ATGAAGCTGAAGCTCACCGGCGCGCTGCTGGCCCGCGCGGCATTCCTGGCGCTCGTGTTGTGGCTCGGGCTGTGGCTCGGCGTGCTCGCCCACGCGCCGGCCGGCGTGCGCATGACCTGGGCAGGCTTGAGTCTCTTGCCTCTCGCGATCCTCGCGCCCTTCCTGTTCCGCGGCAGCAAGGCAGGTTACGGCTGGGCAGGATTCCTCTCGCTGGGCTACTTCGCGCAGGGGATCGCCGTGACCCTGGGCAGCCGCAGCATCAACGGTGCGGTGGAGATCTTCCTGAGCATCCTGCTGTTCTTCGGGGCGAGTGCCGCTCTAAGAGAGCTGCAGCGTATCAGCGCTTCTTCTCGATAA
- the wrbA gene encoding NAD(P)H:quinone oxidoreductase, with protein sequence MSDILVLYYSRHGATAEMARQVCRGVESVAGMAARLRTVPAVSPVSEAVEDAVPAAGPPYASLDDLKECAGLVLGSPTRFGHMAASLKYFLDGTAGLWLSGELAGKPAGVFTSTSSQHGGQEATLLSMMLPLLHHGMLMVGVPYTEPELMQTTSGGTPYGPSHVAGANSDRKLSEAEKHFCQVLGARVADVARRLQAK encoded by the coding sequence GTGAGCGACATCCTGGTGCTCTACTACAGCCGCCACGGCGCCACCGCCGAGATGGCGCGCCAGGTCTGCCGCGGCGTGGAGAGCGTGGCCGGCATGGCCGCGCGCCTGCGAACGGTGCCGGCGGTCTCGCCGGTGAGCGAGGCGGTGGAAGACGCGGTGCCCGCCGCCGGACCGCCCTACGCCAGCCTCGATGACCTCAAGGAGTGCGCGGGCCTCGTGCTCGGCAGCCCGACCCGCTTCGGTCACATGGCCGCCTCCCTCAAGTACTTCCTGGACGGCACCGCGGGCCTGTGGCTCTCGGGTGAGCTGGCCGGCAAGCCCGCCGGCGTGTTCACCTCCACCTCCTCCCAGCACGGGGGCCAGGAGGCGACGCTGCTCTCCATGATGCTGCCGCTGCTGCACCACGGCATGCTGATGGTGGGCGTACCCTACACGGAGCCGGAGCTGATGCAGACCACCAGCGGCGGCACGCCCTACGGCCCGAGCCACGTGGCGGGGGCGAACAGCGACCGCAAGCTGAGCGAGGCGGAGAAGCATTTCTGCCAGGTGCTGGGGGCGCGGGTCGCCGACGTGGCGCGCCGCCTGCAGGCGAAATGA
- the arsC gene encoding arsenate reductase (glutaredoxin) (This arsenate reductase requires both glutathione and glutaredoxin to convert arsenate to arsenite, after which the efflux transporter formed by ArsA and ArsB can extrude the arsenite from the cell, providing resistance.) gives MQKVTIWHNPRCSKSRETLALLQQRDIEPEIVEYLKDPPSPAEIERVLGLLGTGARGLIRDNEDAYKSVRAGEPSLSEKQLVQIMHSHPILIQRPVVIVGDKARIGRPPEAVLEILP, from the coding sequence ATGCAAAAAGTCACAATCTGGCATAACCCACGCTGCTCGAAATCCCGCGAGACCCTTGCGCTGTTGCAACAGCGCGACATCGAACCGGAGATCGTCGAGTACCTGAAGGATCCGCCCTCTCCTGCTGAGATCGAGCGCGTCCTGGGACTGCTCGGTACCGGCGCGCGCGGGCTCATCCGCGACAACGAAGACGCCTACAAGTCCGTCCGCGCAGGCGAGCCCTCCCTGAGCGAGAAGCAGCTGGTGCAGATCATGCACAGCCATCCGATACTGATCCAAAGGCCTGTGGTGATCGTGGGCGACAAGGCGCGCATCGGCCGCCCGCCCGAAGCGGTGCTCGAGATCCTGCCGTGA
- a CDS encoding DUF4398 domain-containing protein codes for MLAAILLLFACAGAPVQEMSDARQAVAAAEQALADKPATPDLIRARQYLQAAQAALDAQDYSTAREDARLARQLALRALGVKPDIPGRS; via the coding sequence ATGCTCGCTGCCATCCTGCTGCTGTTCGCCTGTGCCGGCGCGCCGGTACAGGAGATGAGCGATGCCCGCCAGGCGGTGGCGGCGGCGGAGCAGGCGCTCGCCGACAAGCCGGCCACGCCGGACCTCATCCGCGCCCGCCAGTACCTGCAGGCGGCCCAGGCCGCCCTCGACGCACAGGACTATTCCACCGCCCGCGAGGATGCCCGCCTGGCACGTCAATTGGCGTTGCGTGCCCTGGGCGTGAAACCGGATATCCCGGGCCGTTCCTAG
- a CDS encoding acylphosphatase, translated as MIAKRCFVSGKVQGVFYRASTAERAKALDLTGYAKNLPDGRVEVLACGEEGAVQQLIAWLYQGPPRAEVDSVEIEEVKPGPVPADFGTR; from the coding sequence ATGATCGCCAAACGTTGTTTCGTGTCAGGCAAGGTGCAGGGCGTCTTCTACCGCGCCAGCACCGCCGAGCGTGCCAAGGCGCTCGACCTCACGGGCTACGCGAAGAACCTGCCGGACGGGCGTGTCGAGGTGCTGGCCTGCGGCGAGGAGGGTGCCGTGCAGCAGCTCATCGCCTGGCTGTACCAGGGTCCGCCCAGGGCGGAAGTGGACAGCGTGGAGATCGAAGAGGTGAAGCCGGGACCGGTGCCTGCGGATTTTGGCACGCGCTGA
- a CDS encoding transglycosylase SLT domain-containing protein, giving the protein MRAAAALLCAAALLAPGASWARLAKPDPELIALVQQAAQDKSEFQDKYDEQVWLADMSQRLAGVVPDTDERARLLKMIHAEASRAGLPPQLVLALIHVESRFDPYAVSRAGAVGLMQIMPFWLKLIGREHDSLVHPETNLRMGCTILKYYLGKTHGDIRAALQRYNGATVGIDYSDAVLKSLSRKWYWD; this is encoded by the coding sequence ATGCGTGCCGCGGCGGCCCTCCTCTGCGCCGCCGCGTTGCTGGCTCCGGGTGCGAGTTGGGCCAGGCTCGCGAAGCCGGACCCGGAGCTCATCGCGCTGGTGCAGCAGGCTGCCCAGGACAAGAGCGAGTTCCAGGACAAGTACGACGAGCAGGTCTGGCTCGCGGACATGTCCCAGCGGCTCGCCGGCGTGGTGCCCGATACTGACGAGCGCGCCCGGCTCCTGAAGATGATCCACGCGGAGGCAAGCCGTGCCGGGCTGCCGCCGCAGCTGGTGCTGGCGCTGATCCACGTGGAGAGCCGCTTCGATCCCTACGCCGTGTCCCGCGCCGGCGCGGTGGGGCTGATGCAGATCATGCCGTTCTGGCTCAAGCTCATCGGCCGCGAGCATGACAGCCTGGTGCACCCCGAGACCAACCTGCGCATGGGCTGCACGATCCTCAAGTACTACCTGGGCAAGACCCACGGCGACATCCGCGCCGCGCTGCAGCGCTACAACGGCGCCACGGTGGGTATCGACTATTCGGACGCGGTACTGAAGTCGCTCAGCCGCAAATGGTATTGGGACTGA
- a CDS encoding proline--tRNA ligase, giving the protein MRASRFPLNTVKETPADAELVSHKLMIRAGMLKKLGAGLYTWTPLGLRVLHKVEGIVREEMDKAGALEMLMPTVQPKELWEETGRWQKFGGQLLKIRDRKEQEFCFGPTAEEVVTDWARGELRSYKQLPLNVYQIQTKFRDEIRPRFGIMRAREFLMKDAYSFHVDMASLETEYQNMYDTYARIFTRLGLKFRAVKADTGAIGGNASHEFQVLADSGEDAIVFSDGSDYTANMELAEALAPKGPRPAPSAELTLVDTPTQKTIEEVSSFLKVDPKQCVKTILVRGEKGLVALCLRGDHEINETKAAKLPELPGESVLADESEIWKAAQCKPGFIGPVKLPDTVPVIVDRDAAQLADFVCGGNQAGKHYTGANWERDARVTRVVDLRKVQAGDPSPDGKGKLGVARGIEVGHVFSLGDKYAKAMGASVLDREGKQVTLQMGCYGIGVSRIVAAAIEQNHDERGIIWPQPLAPFDIALLPLNMAKSEKLKAAAEKLYAELTEAGYAVFMDDRDLRPGPMFADAELIGIPHRLVLSDRGLDAGTVEYKGRTDLDKQDILAPQLMDFIRQKLQAA; this is encoded by the coding sequence ATGCGCGCCTCCCGCTTCCCCCTGAACACGGTCAAAGAGACCCCCGCCGACGCGGAGCTGGTCAGCCACAAGCTCATGATCCGCGCCGGCATGCTGAAGAAGCTGGGGGCCGGCCTCTACACCTGGACGCCGCTGGGCCTAAGGGTCCTGCACAAGGTGGAAGGCATCGTGCGGGAGGAGATGGACAAGGCCGGCGCGCTCGAGATGCTGATGCCCACGGTGCAGCCCAAGGAACTGTGGGAGGAGACAGGCCGCTGGCAGAAGTTCGGCGGGCAGCTCCTCAAGATCCGCGACCGCAAGGAGCAGGAGTTCTGCTTCGGCCCCACCGCCGAAGAGGTGGTGACGGATTGGGCGCGCGGCGAGCTCCGGAGCTACAAGCAGCTGCCGCTCAACGTGTACCAGATCCAGACCAAGTTCCGGGACGAGATCCGCCCGCGCTTCGGCATCATGCGTGCCCGCGAGTTCCTGATGAAGGATGCCTACTCTTTCCACGTGGACATGGCGAGCCTGGAAACCGAATACCAGAACATGTACGACACCTACGCGCGCATCTTCACGCGCCTGGGGCTGAAGTTCCGTGCCGTGAAGGCCGACACCGGCGCCATCGGCGGCAATGCTTCCCATGAATTCCAGGTGCTGGCGGATTCCGGCGAGGACGCCATCGTGTTCTCGGACGGCTCCGACTACACCGCCAATATGGAGCTGGCGGAAGCGCTCGCTCCCAAGGGTCCGCGCCCTGCTCCCTCGGCGGAGCTCACACTGGTGGACACGCCGACCCAGAAGACCATCGAGGAGGTCTCGAGCTTCCTGAAGGTGGATCCCAAGCAGTGCGTGAAGACCATCCTGGTGCGCGGCGAGAAGGGCCTCGTGGCCCTGTGCCTGCGCGGCGACCATGAGATCAACGAGACCAAGGCAGCGAAGCTGCCTGAGCTCCCCGGCGAGTCGGTGCTGGCGGACGAGAGCGAGATCTGGAAGGCCGCCCAGTGCAAGCCGGGCTTCATCGGCCCGGTGAAGCTGCCGGATACGGTACCGGTGATCGTGGACCGGGATGCGGCCCAGCTTGCGGATTTCGTCTGCGGCGGCAACCAGGCGGGTAAGCACTACACCGGCGCCAACTGGGAACGGGATGCGCGCGTGACCCGCGTCGTCGACCTACGCAAGGTACAGGCGGGCGACCCCTCCCCCGACGGCAAGGGCAAGCTCGGCGTCGCCCGCGGCATCGAGGTGGGCCACGTGTTCTCGCTGGGCGACAAGTACGCGAAGGCCATGGGCGCCTCGGTTCTGGACCGGGAAGGCAAGCAGGTGACGCTGCAGATGGGCTGCTACGGCATCGGCGTGAGCCGCATCGTGGCCGCCGCCATCGAGCAGAACCACGATGAGCGCGGCATCATCTGGCCGCAGCCGCTGGCGCCCTTCGACATCGCCCTGCTACCCCTCAACATGGCGAAGTCCGAGAAGCTCAAGGCTGCCGCCGAGAAGCTCTATGCCGAACTCACCGAGGCGGGTTACGCGGTGTTCATGGACGACCGGGACCTCAGGCCCGGCCCCATGTTCGCTGACGCGGAACTCATCGGCATCCCGCACCGCCTGGTGCTCTCGGACCGGGGCCTGGATGCCGGGACCGTCGAGTACAAGGGCCGCACGGACCTCGACAAGCAGGACATCCTGGCGCCACAGCTGATGGACTTCATCCGTCAGAAGCTCCAGGCCGCCTGA
- the ilvC gene encoding ketol-acid reductoisomerase: MQLSYDADIDPRLIRARRVAVLGFGAQGRAQAANLQDSGVEVRVGLRAGSRSLPAAAAAGLEVLAPADAAAWADVVLMLIPDEAQPGIYRETVGPNLKPGGALVFAHGYNIHFKRIQPRTDLDVIMVAPNGIGEQVRMQYQAGHGVPGLVAVHQDASGGARALALSLAWALGLGRAGVAESSFREETETDLFAEQAVLSGGLTHLISAGFETLVEAGYAPEIAYFCCLHEIKLMADMIYARGIAGMRESISSTAEFGDYTRGPRVIGPESRAAMRAMLREIQSGEFAAELAREMESGKPVIKAGRAAARAALLDKVGETLRKGMKRRD; the protein is encoded by the coding sequence ATGCAGCTCTCCTACGACGCCGACATCGATCCCAGGCTCATCCGCGCGCGCCGCGTGGCGGTGTTGGGCTTCGGCGCGCAGGGCCGGGCGCAGGCAGCCAACCTGCAGGATTCCGGCGTGGAGGTGCGCGTGGGCCTGCGTGCCGGCTCCCGGTCCCTGCCCGCCGCCGCCGCCGCTGGTCTCGAGGTCCTCGCGCCCGCCGATGCGGCGGCCTGGGCCGACGTGGTGCTGATGCTCATCCCGGACGAGGCGCAGCCCGGCATCTACCGCGAGACGGTGGGGCCGAACCTGAAGCCCGGCGGCGCGCTGGTCTTCGCCCACGGCTACAACATCCATTTCAAGCGCATCCAGCCCCGCACCGACCTGGACGTCATCATGGTGGCGCCCAACGGCATCGGCGAGCAGGTACGCATGCAGTACCAGGCCGGCCACGGTGTCCCCGGTCTCGTGGCGGTGCACCAGGACGCGAGCGGCGGCGCCCGGGCTCTCGCGCTCTCGCTCGCCTGGGCCCTCGGGCTGGGGCGCGCCGGCGTCGCCGAGTCCAGCTTCCGGGAGGAGACCGAGACCGACCTCTTCGCCGAGCAGGCGGTGCTCTCCGGCGGCCTGACTCATCTGATATCTGCGGGATTCGAGACCCTGGTGGAGGCGGGCTACGCGCCCGAGATCGCCTACTTCTGCTGCCTGCACGAGATCAAGCTCATGGCGGACATGATCTACGCGCGCGGCATCGCCGGCATGCGCGAGTCCATCTCCTCCACCGCCGAGTTCGGCGACTACACCCGCGGTCCGCGCGTCATCGGCCCGGAGAGCCGCGCCGCCATGCGCGCCATGCTCCGGGAGATCCAGAGCGGCGAGTTCGCCGCGGAACTCGCCCGCGAGATGGAATCCGGCAAGCCTGTCATCAAGGCCGGCCGTGCCGCCGCCCGCGCGGCGCTATTGGACAAAGTCGGGGAGACTTTACGTAAGGGCATGAAACGCCGGGACTAA
- the pssA gene encoding CDP-diacylglycerol--serine O-phosphatidyltransferase, which translates to MQQPMTPDDDVETEIGVDELEPGSAEGEGPRRRGIYLLPNLFTTAGLFAGFYAIVAAMAGRFQPAAVAVFVAMIFDSLDGRVARWTHTESAFGKEYDSLADMVSFGLAPSLVMYEWSLHSMGDYSWAWGKLGWMAAFLYAACAALRLARFNVRVGMVDKRYFQGLPSPAAAGILAGAVWCSTENFDIPGSAFVVPAFILTVGAGALMVSSVGYYSFKDLKLQGRVPFTMLLLVPLLLVVVFLSPPNVLFVGFLLYAVSGLVMALWRLHLRLKRKPA; encoded by the coding sequence ATGCAGCAGCCCATGACCCCCGATGACGATGTCGAGACCGAGATCGGGGTGGACGAACTCGAGCCCGGCTCTGCCGAGGGCGAGGGTCCCCGCCGCCGCGGCATCTACCTGCTGCCGAACCTGTTCACCACCGCCGGCCTGTTCGCCGGGTTCTATGCCATCGTCGCCGCCATGGCCGGCCGCTTCCAGCCGGCCGCAGTCGCGGTGTTCGTGGCCATGATCTTCGACAGCCTAGACGGACGGGTCGCCCGCTGGACCCACACCGAGAGCGCTTTCGGCAAGGAATACGACAGCCTCGCCGACATGGTGTCCTTCGGCCTCGCACCCTCGCTGGTGATGTACGAGTGGTCGCTGCACTCCATGGGCGACTACAGCTGGGCCTGGGGCAAGCTCGGCTGGATGGCCGCGTTCCTGTACGCCGCCTGCGCTGCGCTGCGCCTCGCGCGCTTCAACGTGCGGGTCGGGATGGTGGACAAGCGCTACTTCCAGGGCCTCCCGAGCCCGGCCGCCGCCGGCATCCTCGCGGGCGCGGTATGGTGCTCCACCGAGAACTTCGACATCCCCGGCTCCGCCTTCGTGGTGCCGGCTTTCATCCTGACGGTGGGCGCCGGCGCACTCATGGTCAGCAGCGTCGGCTACTACAGTTTCAAGGACCTCAAGCTCCAGGGCCGTGTGCCGTTCACGATGCTGCTGCTGGTGCCGCTGCTCCTGGTGGTGGTGTTCCTGTCGCCGCCGAACGTGCTGTTCGTGGGCTTCCTGCTCTACGCCGTCTCGGGCCTGGTCATGGCGCTGTGGCGCCTGCACCTCAGGCTCAAGCGCAAGCCGGCCTGA
- a CDS encoding uracil-DNA glycosylase, which yields MDAKRLSRLHDLGVTAWAPRSGRSGATRSAQPDARPAAPRIEPVTADFTPPPPSAERDAAIAAMDWTDLKAAVKGCTICGLRAGCTQTVFGVGDESARWMVVGEAPGADEDKQGEPFVGRAGQLLNSMLAAIGLKRQQVYIANILKCRPPGNRDPKPAEAELCRPYLERQIALVKPKIILAVGRIAAQNLLHTETTIGRLRGTVHQLGGTPVVVTYHPAYLLRSPGEKRKAWDDLKLAVATAKAGG from the coding sequence ATGGATGCCAAGCGCCTCAGCCGGCTGCATGACCTGGGCGTGACCGCCTGGGCGCCGCGCTCAGGCCGATCAGGCGCTACGCGCTCGGCGCAGCCCGACGCGCGCCCCGCCGCGCCGCGTATCGAGCCTGTCACCGCGGACTTCACGCCGCCGCCGCCTTCCGCCGAGCGGGATGCGGCCATCGCCGCCATGGATTGGACCGACCTCAAGGCGGCGGTGAAGGGCTGCACGATCTGCGGGCTGCGCGCCGGCTGCACCCAGACCGTGTTCGGCGTGGGCGACGAGTCCGCACGCTGGATGGTGGTGGGCGAGGCCCCCGGTGCCGACGAGGACAAGCAGGGCGAGCCTTTCGTGGGACGCGCCGGCCAACTCCTGAACTCCATGCTGGCGGCCATCGGCCTGAAGCGCCAGCAGGTGTACATCGCGAACATCCTGAAGTGCCGGCCGCCCGGCAATCGCGATCCCAAGCCCGCGGAGGCGGAGCTCTGCCGCCCCTACCTCGAGCGCCAGATCGCACTGGTGAAGCCGAAGATCATCCTCGCGGTGGGCCGCATCGCCGCCCAGAACCTCCTGCACACCGAGACCACCATCGGCCGCCTGCGTGGCACCGTGCACCAGCTCGGCGGCACGCCGGTGGTGGTGACTTACCATCCGGCTTACCTGCTTCGCTCGCCCGGCGAGAAGCGCAAGGCCTGGGACGACCTCAAGCTCGCGGTGGCCACCGCCAAGGCGGGCGGATGA
- the rimI gene encoding ribosomal protein S18-alanine N-acetyltransferase, translating to MNALAINESPLCRPMHEGDVRAVMDIERRAYEFHWTEGIFRDCLRVGYCCWVMELHGTVAGYGIMSLVVGEAHLLNICIAPEWQQRGYGHMLLEHFMELARERGASQMFLEVRLSNTVALNLYRNRGFNEVGMRKNYYPGVSGREDALILATEL from the coding sequence ATGAACGCCCTGGCCATCAACGAATCACCGCTGTGCCGGCCCATGCACGAGGGTGACGTGCGGGCGGTCATGGACATCGAGCGGCGCGCCTACGAGTTCCACTGGACCGAGGGCATCTTCCGGGACTGCCTCAGGGTCGGCTACTGCTGCTGGGTCATGGAGCTGCACGGCACCGTGGCCGGCTACGGCATCATGTCCCTGGTGGTAGGCGAGGCGCACCTGCTCAACATCTGCATCGCGCCGGAGTGGCAGCAGCGGGGCTACGGCCACATGCTGCTGGAGCACTTCATGGAGCTGGCACGGGAGCGGGGCGCGAGCCAGATGTTCCTCGAGGTCCGGCTCTCCAACACCGTGGCCTTGAACCTGTACCGAAACCGCGGCTTCAACGAAGTGGGCATGAGGAAGAACTACTACCCGGGCGTCAGCGGGCGTGAGGATGCCTTGATTCTTGCTACGGAGTTGTAG